In the genome of Paraburkholderia azotifigens, the window GCGCCGCTGGGTTGTAGAGCGCAGCTTCGGCTGGTTGAATCGCTTTCGTCGACTCGCGCGCGATTACGAGCGCTTGCCAGAAACACTTGCCGGGCTTCACTTCGTCATCTTTGCCGTTCTGATGCTCGTCCATTTCGGAAACCTCACCAAAAGTGCCTAACACGCTCTAGCGGAGGACGCTGAGATGAAACAACCCCCACGCTCACTACGTTCGCTGCCCCCGAGGGGGCGTCGGCCTCCCTTGGGGCGGCCCGGCGGGAGGACTGACATGTTGCTCGATTTCGACCGTCTAGGCGCTTTGCGCTGGGTGCTGCTTGCTATTGGCGCTGCCGTCGCGCTCTTCCTTCTGTTGCCGATCGTGTTCATCGTCGCGCTGTCGTTCGGCGACTCGCAGTGGCTGATCTTTCCGCCGCCGGGCTGGACGCTGGAGTGGTATCGCCAGTTGTTCACCGACGCAGGCTGGATCGACTCGCTGCTGACGAGCGTGAAGCTCGCGGTGATCGTGATGGTGCTGTCCGTTTTCATTGGCTTTCTCGCATCGCTTGCGCTGGTGCGCGGCAAGTTTCGCGGACGCAACGCGGTCAAGGCGTTCTTTCTCACGCCGATGGTATTGCCCGTCGTCGTGCTGGCCGTCGCACTGTATGCGTTCTTTCTGCGCATCGGCATGAACGGCACGATGACGGGCTTCGTGATCGGCCATCTGATCATCGCGTTGCCGTTCTCGATCATTTCGATCAGCAATTCGCTCGCGAGCTTCGACACGGCGCTCGAAGATGCCGCGCTGATTTGCGGCGCATCGCCGCTCGAAGTGAAGCTGCGCGTGACCTTGCCCGCGATCCGCCTGGGCATCTTCGCTGCCGCGATCTTTGCGTTCCTCGCATCGTGGGACGAAGTGGTGGTATCGATCTTCATGGCGAGCCCCACGCTGCAGACGCTTCCCGTGCGTATCTGGGCAACGCTGCGGCAAGACCTGACACCCGTCGTCGCGGCAGCGTCTTCGCTGCTCGTCGGCTTGACAACTGTATTGATGCTGGCGGGCGCCGTACTGCGCCGCGCGCGCTAATCGACGTAAACCGCGAGGTGAACCAGACATGACTGCATTCCTGCAAATCCAGCGCCTGCGCAAGACTTACGACGACGTCGTCGCCATCGATAACGTGTCGCTCGACGTGCGCAAGGGCGAGTTCATGACGTTTCTCGGCCCGTCGGGTTCGGGCAAGAGCACGACGCTCTATATCGTCGCGGGCTTTCAGGAGCCGAGTGAAGGGCGCGTGTTGCTCGACGGCAAGCCGCTGCTCTCCGTCGCGCCGAACAGGCGCAACATCGGCATGGTGTTTCAGCGCTATACGCTGTTTCCGCATCTGACCGTGGGCGAGAACGTCGCGTTTCCGCTGCGCGTGCGCCGCCGTCCCGAAGCGGAAGTGAAGGCGAAGGTCGAGAAGATGCTCAAGCTCGTGCATCTGTCCGAGTGCCGCGACCGGATGCCCGCGCAATTGTCGGGTGGACAGCAGCAGCGTGTGGCGATTGCGCGGGCGCTCGCCTACGATCCGCCCGTGCTGCTGATGGACGAGCCGCTGTCCGCGCTCGACAAGAAGTTGCGCGAAGAGATCCAGCTCGAACTGCGCCGCATTCATCAGGAAACGGGCGTCACGATTCTCTATGTGACACACGATCAGGAGGAAGCGCTGCGCCTGTCGGATCGCATCGCGGTGTTCAATAAAGGGCGCATCGAGCAGGTCGGCACGGGCGAAGAACTGTATGCGAATCCGGCATCGCGCTTCGTCGCGAGCTTTATCGGCAATTCGAATTTCCTGCCGGTGCGCGTGACAGCGCATAGCGATGGCCGTATGAACGGCGTGTTTCCTAATGGCCACGAAGTGGCGTCGGGCAGCTTCAATCCGGCGCTCACGGCGGGCGACGACGGCACGCTGATGATCCGGCCCGAGCAGATGCGCATTCACGCGTTGCAGGATACGTCCAGGGCAAACGGTGCGAGCGGTTTGCCCGTGACGGTGCGCGACATCACGTATCTCGGCGATGCGATGCACTACGCGGTCGCGACGCCGTGGCAGCAGGAGATTTCGATTCGCATGCCGGTGGGGCAGCGCCATGACAGCGGGTTGTCGATCGGCACGCAGGCGCTCGTCGATTGGGATACGCGCGACGTGCGCCTCTTTGCTCAAGCCTGACGACTGCCATGAATCACGCGCTGCCTTCACTGAAAGTCGAACGTCGTACGACGACGTTGCGCGAACTCGCGCTGGAGAAGATGCGCACGGCGATACTCGAAGCGCATTTTCATCCCGGCGAGCGCCTCGTCGAGCGATCGCTCTGCGAGGAACTGGGCGTGAGCCGCACCGTGGTGCGCGAGGTGTTGCGGCATCTGGAAACGGAAGGCCTCGTCGATTCGATTCCGAATCAGGGGCCGATTGTCGCGATGCTCGATTCGGATACGGCTGCCGAGATCTACGAAATCCGCGCACTGCTGGAAGGCGATGCCGCGATGGCCTGCGCGTTGCATGCCGACGAAGCAGTTTTTGCACGCCTTGCCGATTGCATTGCGCGCATCCAGCAGGCGTTCGACATGCATGCGCATCAAACCGTGCGCGAGCTGACGACGGTCTTCTACGAGGCGATGTTTCATGGCGGCGGCAAGAAGGTCGCGTGGGAGATCGTGCAGACGCTGAATGCGCGCATCAACCGCCTGCGCGCGATGACGATTGCTTCCGACGATCGTGGGCGGCAGGCGGTGCAGGAAATGAACCGCATACTCGACGCGCTGCGTGCCCGCGATGGGCAGCGCGCGCGTGAGGCGGCCACTGCGCATGTGGCGCGTGTCGCGGATATTGCCGCGGAGTTGTTGCGGCAGACGGTTGGGGAGGCGTCTGCCTGAGACTTTGAAATAACGGTTAAAGGTTTTGTGAATAACGGGGCATGGAGGTAATGCAGCGCGCTTGAGAAGATTGTTAAATGCGGCGCATGGCAATGAGTTATTTTTTGCCGATATGCGAATGGCATCTGATAATCCGGCAATTACGACCCGATACATATCGTCTTTAAAATGCGATTGCGATTTACGTCTTCAATTCTGTATTATCGCGCGGTAGCGCGTGGGCGCAATCGGATAAACAAGAGGCGGTATGGGGGCGCAGGACATAGTCGGGGCGATAACGGGCGGATTGACGCAGACCGGCCGGCTGCTGAAGCTGGACACGCCGCTGGGTGCCGATGTGCTGCTGCCGCAACGCGCGCTTGGCTTTGCGGCGCTGGGCCGCGATAGCGCCTTTACCGTCGACGTTATTTCCTCACGCGACGGCATCGAACTCAAGTCGCTAATTGCGCAGTCCGTTACGTTATGGATCCAGCAGAGCGAACAGACTTATCGCCCGCATCACGGTTATGTGCATACCGCAAGGCGGCTCGGTTCCGACAGCGCGCTGACCAGCTATCAGATCGGCTTTACGTCGTGGCTGCATTTTCTGCGCTTCAGAAAAGACGCGCGCATCTGGCAGGATAAAACCGCCGACGCGATTCTCACGGATGTATTCAACGCTCATCCTCAGGCGCAAGGCGCTTTCCGCTTTGCTTTGAGCCAGCCGCTTGCGCAGCGCTCGTTCTGCGTGCAATACGAAACCGACTGGAATTTCTGTCATCGGCTGATGGAAGCCGAAGGGCTGTTCAGTTACGTCGAGCAGGCCGCGGACGGCAAATCGCATACGCTCGTCATCACGGACGATATCGGCACGCTCAAACCAATGTCGCTGCAGACCGTGAACTTCTACCGAGCGGGCACGAACAGCGAGACGAACGCTTTCATTCAATGGAGCGGCACGCGTACGTTGCAAAGCACGACGCTGACCACGCGCACGTTCGACTACAAGTCGCCTGCGACCGCCATCAATCCGAAGGGCACTTCGGTGCCGACGATGACCACGCAAGGCGATCTGCCCGCGCAGGCCGAAGTCTACGAGTACACGGGTGCTTACACGTACGGCGCGCAGGGTCGCTGTCGACAGCGGCCAAGTGGTCTTGCCGAATATGATTAACCAGTCCCACATCGATGACCCGGTAGGCAAGGCGCTTGGTCGCCTGTTGGCAAAGTAACATGCAAAATTCGTCACGCTGGAAGTTGCTGCTGGGCGGCCTTGCTTTGCTCGCCGTCTCGACTTATGGATATCAGAAGATGACGGCAGGTTGGGAAACGGTCTCGACGACATTTGGGAAAAGTGACAAACCCTATGGTGGCGGTGCCTTCCGCCTTCATGGCGACGATGTCATTAGTCTCAAGGTCGCGGGGCCCGAACTGAAGTTCAAACCGGCTAGCGAGCTCAAGAACCCGGACGTCGCGGAGTTCACTGAAGCATGGATGGACGACGCTTCCGAGCGTCTGAACCGACGTACGGTAGCTTTCCTGAGGGGCACGCTCGGGACTGGTTTGACACGCACTTTCCAGCAGCAAGGTCAGAATGCCGCCTGGTGGTACTCGAAGGACTGGGGCACGGTGTACGTCAGCACGGCATGGATGGACTACAAAGCGTCACAGGCTTCGAACGGGCTGACACCCCAGATCACGAAACTATGGCGATCGGGCGACGGCGGCCTGAACTGGACGCAATTGAAGTGGCAAGAGACGCATAACATCGGGAAGCTGCTGTTCCTGGATCCGCAACGGGGATATGCGATCGGATGGGGACCGCACGTATGGCGCACAGCCGACGGCGGACAGTCATGGCACGAAGTGAAGGTGCCGCCACTCGCCGACGCCGGAAAACCTCACAAGACGTTTGATGCGGTCAACCTCGGGCCCGATGGCGTGCTGCGCGTCGCTTATCATGTCGAGCAATTGGGTGACGTGAAGACATCGAGTCTGGTCTACCGGATGGGTTGGAATCAGTCTGACTTCGAGCAGGATGTCGCGCTGCCAAACCAGACAGTAGTCGACCTTCAATCGTCCCCGGACGCGAGCGCGGGATATTCGTTGTATGCGCTATCGCGGCTTGGCGCACCGCGCAATCCAGATGATCCTAACGATAAAGGGCATCGGACTGGCGCACTGTCGGTATGGACTAGCGATCGGCGAACTCAAGTGCGACAGTTGCGCACGTTTGATGACCATTTGATGCTTGACGGTCTTAACGTAGGCAAACACGGAGTACTGCTGACCTACGCTACCGATGCGACGGGCAACGGCGCGCCGCAGGATCTCACGTTCATCAGCACGGATGCCGGATCATCATGGAAAGAGTTAAAGGACGGCGCCGCTCAAGGTGGATATTTCGATTCCGATACAAACACCCAGTACGCGTTGTTTGCCTATACGCTGAAGAAGCGGAAATTCTAAAACTTTGATCCGGTGCTTGAATCGTCGCGTACGCAATTGATCAGCAGCGCAGATTACGCCTAGACGGGTCCCCATATGGATGGCAGCGAAGCGATCGCGCTGGTGTCTCCCGTCGCGACGCTATCTGCGATTGGCCTTACCATGCAAATCGGCAAAACCACCCCCATCCCGACAAAGCCATAACCCGACTTCACGAATAATGACTCACACCGTCACTATTCACAGAGAGAGAAGTCGATGTCGAGCAACACAGAAGTCCGTCTGCCGCTGCCGCCGTTTACACGCGAAACCGCCATCCAGAAAGTGAGGCAAGCCGAAGACGGCTGGAATTCGCGTGACGCGGCCAAAGTCGCACTGGTGTATTCGCAAGACACCTGGTGGCGCAACCGGGCGGAGTTCGTCCACAACCGCGACGAAGTGCGCACGTTCCTCGCGCGCAAATGGGACAAGGAACTGGAGTACCGTCTGATCAAGGAACTGTGGGCCTTCACGGATAACCGCATCGCGGTGCGCTTCGCCTATGAATGGCGAGACGATGCCGGCAACTGGTTCCGCTCGTATGGCAACGAGAACTGGGAGTTCGGTCCCGATGGCCTGATGCACCATCGCCACGCAAGCATCAACGATCTGCCGATCAAGGAGAACGAGCGCAAGTTCTTCTGGCCGCTCGGCCGCCGACCCGACGATCATCCGGGCTTGAGCGAACTGGGCCTCTGATCCACTCAGCGAAGCTGAACGATCGCTAACACATAGCTGACACGATTGTGTGTCCGCTATGTGCACGCGAACCCCTCTCCAGCGAACCCTTGTGCAGTTCACCGACTCATTGTGTATAGCTGTGGCAGAATCTCGCGCGCATCCAATGAACAGTTGAACAAACGCTGGAGACGTCGTGATTCAAGGTATTGCCCGCTTCTTTACGCAGGTGGTTCACCGCTTTCTGCCTGATCCCCTCATTTTTGCGCTGCTTCTGACGGCGATCACGTTTGCGCTGTCGTTGGGCCTCACGCCCAGGACGCCCGACGAACTCGTGTTCATGTGGGGCAGCGGCTTCTGGAACCTGCTCGCATTCACGATGCAGATGGCGCTGATCCTCGTGACAGGGCATGCACTGGCGACGTCCGGGCCCGTCAAGAATGCGCTGTCGGCTTTGGGCAGCATGGCGAAGACGCCCGCGCAGGGCACGATGCTCGTCGCGCTGGTGAGCGGCGTCGCGTGCGCGATCAACTGGGGCTTCGGTCTCGTGCTCGGCGCCATGTTCGCGCGCGAAGTGGCGAGACGTGTGCGCGGCGTCGATTACCGCCTGCTGGTGGCGGCCGCCTATATGGGCTTCCTCACATGGCATGGCGGTTTGTCGGGTTCGGTGCCGCTCGTCGCGGCGACCAGGGGCAATCCGATGGAGAAGGTGATCGGCCTGATCCCTGTCTCGCAGACGCTCTTCACCGGCTACAACCTGTTCATCACGGCCGCGCTGATCGTGATGCTGCCGCTGCTGGTGCGCGCGATGATGCCGCGCGCCGACGAAGTCGTGTCCGTCGATCCCGCGCTGTTCACCGACGAACCCGTGGCGGAGCGTAAGATCACGGCCGATTCGACGTGGGCCGAGCGCATCGAAGAGAGCCGGATTCTTTCCATTCTGGTTGCGCTGCTGATCGCCGCGTATCTCGTGATCCGCTTTACGAAGAAGGGCTTCAGCCTCGACATCGATACCGTCAACATCGTCTTTCTCGCGGCGGGCATTCTGCTGCACAAGACGCCAATGGCGTATGCGCGTGCCATCGGCACGGCGGCGCGCGGCACGGCGGGCATCATGATCCAGTTTCCGTTCTACGCGGGCATTCAGGCGACGATGGACCACTCGGGTCTCGCGGGCGTGATCACGAACTGGTTCATCGAAATCGCAAACGTCCATACATTCCCGCTGCTGACGTTCCTGAGTTCGGCCGTGATCAACTTTGCCGTGCCGAGCGGCGGCGGCCACTGGGTCGTGCAGGGACCGTTCGTGATGCCGGCCGCGAAAGCGATCGGCGCCGATCTCGGCAAGTCCGCCATGGCGATCGCTTATGGCGAAGCGTGGACCAACATGGCGCAGCCGTTCTGGGCGCTGCCTGCACTGGCGATTGCGGGCCTTGGCGTGCGCGACATCATGGGCTATTGCGTAACGGCATTACTGTTCTCGGGTCTGATCTTCGTCGCGGGGCTGTATCTCTTCTGACGCGCCACGCAAGCTGATTTTGCCCAGGTAGACTGTACGCACCTTCAACGGCGTACATCACCATGCAGACCATCTATAGCAGCGATCACCGCTTGCATCACGGCGTCGAACTCAAGGACGGCGCCGTTTCCGATTCCTTCGAAAAGCCCGCCCGTGCCGAGACCGTGCTGAAACAGGTTCAGGCGGCGGGCCTCGGCGATGTCGTCGCCCCGCACGCCTATGACCACGCGAGTTATGTGGGCGCGCATAGCGAACGCTACGTCGGTTTTCTCGCATCCGCGTGGGACGAGTGGTCGGCTACGGGCCGCAGCTGCCAGGCGTTGCCGCTCGTGTGGCCCGTTCGAGGCTTGCCGTCGACGGCGATGCCGCAATTCATCGACGGCAAGCTGGGCTTCTTTTCGATGGACGCCGGTTCGCCCATCAATGCCGGGACGTGGAAGGCAGTCAGCGCGAGCGCGAATTCGGCCCTGACGGGAATCGATCTGCTCTCGCGTGGAGAGAAGGCCGCCTTTGCATTGTGCCGGCCGCCAGGACACCATGCGGGTCGCGAGTACATGGGCGGCTATTGCTATCTGAACAATGCGGCGATCGCCGCGCAGCGTTGCATCGAGCAGGGCGCGAAACGCGTCGCCGTGCTCGACGTCGACTTCCATCACGGCAACGGTACGCAGGATATTTTCTACGACCGCAACGACGTGCTGTTCGTCTCGATACACGGCGAACCGTCCGTGTCCTTTCCTTACTTTTCGGGTTTTTCCGATGAGCGTGGCATCGGCGAAGGCGAAGGTTTCAATCTGAACATGCCGTTGCCAAAGGGCACGGACATGGACGGGTACGAACCCGTGCTGCAGCATGCGTGTTCGGCAATCGGGCGCCATGCGCCGGATGCGCTGGTGGTCTCGTTAGGCGTCGATACGTTCGAGGGCGACCCCATCAGTCATTTCCGCTTGCGCACTCCCGACTATCTGCGGGTGGGCGAACTGCTGGCGAGCCTGAAGGTGCCGACGCTCTTCGTGATGGAAGGCGGATATATGGTCGACGAGATCGGCGTCAACGCGGTCAATGTGCTGCTGGGTTTCGAAGGCCGGATTCAAGCGTAGTTCAGGCACATTTCGCAGCGTCCCGCGAAACTGGCAGCTTCGTCATACTAATGCCAGCGTTGCGCCACCGACGAGGCGTAGAGTGAAAGCGACGTTGCAGGTGTCGCGAGCCGCCTGCAAGGTTCTCATTCGCTACACAG includes:
- a CDS encoding ABC transporter permease is translated as MLLDFDRLGALRWVLLAIGAAVALFLLLPIVFIVALSFGDSQWLIFPPPGWTLEWYRQLFTDAGWIDSLLTSVKLAVIVMVLSVFIGFLASLALVRGKFRGRNAVKAFFLTPMVLPVVVLAVALYAFFLRIGMNGTMTGFVIGHLIIALPFSIISISNSLASFDTALEDAALICGASPLEVKLRVTLPAIRLGIFAAAIFAFLASWDEVVVSIFMASPTLQTLPVRIWATLRQDLTPVVAAASSLLVGLTTVLMLAGAVLRRAR
- a CDS encoding ABC transporter ATP-binding protein; protein product: MTAFLQIQRLRKTYDDVVAIDNVSLDVRKGEFMTFLGPSGSGKSTTLYIVAGFQEPSEGRVLLDGKPLLSVAPNRRNIGMVFQRYTLFPHLTVGENVAFPLRVRRRPEAEVKAKVEKMLKLVHLSECRDRMPAQLSGGQQQRVAIARALAYDPPVLLMDEPLSALDKKLREEIQLELRRIHQETGVTILYVTHDQEEALRLSDRIAVFNKGRIEQVGTGEELYANPASRFVASFIGNSNFLPVRVTAHSDGRMNGVFPNGHEVASGSFNPALTAGDDGTLMIRPEQMRIHALQDTSRANGASGLPVTVRDITYLGDAMHYAVATPWQQEISIRMPVGQRHDSGLSIGTQALVDWDTRDVRLFAQA
- a CDS encoding GntR family transcriptional regulator, which produces MNHALPSLKVERRTTTLRELALEKMRTAILEAHFHPGERLVERSLCEELGVSRTVVREVLRHLETEGLVDSIPNQGPIVAMLDSDTAAEIYEIRALLEGDAAMACALHADEAVFARLADCIARIQQAFDMHAHQTVRELTTVFYEAMFHGGGKKVAWEIVQTLNARINRLRAMTIASDDRGRQAVQEMNRILDALRARDGQRAREAATAHVARVADIAAELLRQTVGEASA
- a CDS encoding glycosyl hydrolase; amino-acid sequence: MTAGWETVSTTFGKSDKPYGGGAFRLHGDDVISLKVAGPELKFKPASELKNPDVAEFTEAWMDDASERLNRRTVAFLRGTLGTGLTRTFQQQGQNAAWWYSKDWGTVYVSTAWMDYKASQASNGLTPQITKLWRSGDGGLNWTQLKWQETHNIGKLLFLDPQRGYAIGWGPHVWRTADGGQSWHEVKVPPLADAGKPHKTFDAVNLGPDGVLRVAYHVEQLGDVKTSSLVYRMGWNQSDFEQDVALPNQTVVDLQSSPDASAGYSLYALSRLGAPRNPDDPNDKGHRTGALSVWTSDRRTQVRQLRTFDDHLMLDGLNVGKHGVLLTYATDATGNGAPQDLTFISTDAGSSWKELKDGAAQGGYFDSDTNTQYALFAYTLKKRKF
- a CDS encoding DUF1348 family protein → MSSNTEVRLPLPPFTRETAIQKVRQAEDGWNSRDAAKVALVYSQDTWWRNRAEFVHNRDEVRTFLARKWDKELEYRLIKELWAFTDNRIAVRFAYEWRDDAGNWFRSYGNENWEFGPDGLMHHRHASINDLPIKENERKFFWPLGRRPDDHPGLSELGL
- a CDS encoding TIGR00366 family protein; protein product: MIQGIARFFTQVVHRFLPDPLIFALLLTAITFALSLGLTPRTPDELVFMWGSGFWNLLAFTMQMALILVTGHALATSGPVKNALSALGSMAKTPAQGTMLVALVSGVACAINWGFGLVLGAMFAREVARRVRGVDYRLLVAAAYMGFLTWHGGLSGSVPLVAATRGNPMEKVIGLIPVSQTLFTGYNLFITAALIVMLPLLVRAMMPRADEVVSVDPALFTDEPVAERKITADSTWAERIEESRILSILVALLIAAYLVIRFTKKGFSLDIDTVNIVFLAAGILLHKTPMAYARAIGTAARGTAGIMIQFPFYAGIQATMDHSGLAGVITNWFIEIANVHTFPLLTFLSSAVINFAVPSGGGHWVVQGPFVMPAAKAIGADLGKSAMAIAYGEAWTNMAQPFWALPALAIAGLGVRDIMGYCVTALLFSGLIFVAGLYLF
- a CDS encoding histone deacetylase family protein — translated: MQTIYSSDHRLHHGVELKDGAVSDSFEKPARAETVLKQVQAAGLGDVVAPHAYDHASYVGAHSERYVGFLASAWDEWSATGRSCQALPLVWPVRGLPSTAMPQFIDGKLGFFSMDAGSPINAGTWKAVSASANSALTGIDLLSRGEKAAFALCRPPGHHAGREYMGGYCYLNNAAIAAQRCIEQGAKRVAVLDVDFHHGNGTQDIFYDRNDVLFVSIHGEPSVSFPYFSGFSDERGIGEGEGFNLNMPLPKGTDMDGYEPVLQHACSAIGRHAPDALVVSLGVDTFEGDPISHFRLRTPDYLRVGELLASLKVPTLFVMEGGYMVDEIGVNAVNVLLGFEGRIQA